Below is a window of Desmonostoc muscorum LEGE 12446 DNA.
ATTTGTACTATTAATGATTGATATGGGTAAGAGCGAGAAGTTATGGCAAGAGCAATCGAGCGAATTGAGCGGGATATTGCAGCACTCAAAGAAGCGATTGGAGCGATCGCACTAGAATTACAAACCGCTTATGCTAGTTATCTAGCCACCTTGGGACTAGCTGTACAAAAACAGTTGATTCTAGCTACTTACCACCTTTGTACTCAAGGGTATCCTGAAAGCTTCCTGCATTTGTCATTGAGTCAGCGCCAACAATTGCAACAAGCCATCCGCAAGTTAGGCCAAGTGGCAGCTGAGCAGTTGGTTACTTATATTAAAAGTGAGGGAGATGAGGGAGATGAGGGAGATGAGGGAGATGAGGGGGCAGGGGGAGATGAGGGGGCAGGGGAAGATGAGGGAGCAGGGGAAGATGAAGAATTAGCACCAGATGAGGAAGAAAATACTTCTTTATCTCCCTCATCCCCCTCATCCCCCTCATCCTTCTTATCTCCAGACACCTCTAGTCCTATAGAACTGGCAAAATGGCAACAGAACTTAGAGGAGGTTACCCAAGAGATACTGAAAAAAGTTTCCCATGATGCTAATCTTTTATTACAAAAAGCCGGGATATTACCCAAAAAATTACCAGAACCGATTTTAGCAGCTGCGGCTGCGGCTGCATCAGAAGCATCTGCCGAGATAATGCCAGGGCCACCCAATTTATTAAACTTAGTAATTGAAATTGAAAATGAGCAGCAGTCAGAAGATTCTAGTCTGACGCAGATTATGGCTATTAATTTGCGACTAGGGGAAATTGAATTTGCTGATCCTACACTCTCATCTGAGCGCAGGCAAATCCGCGGTATCTTAGTTCAGCTAAACAAGCTAGAACGAGAGTATCAAAAGAAACTTCGAGAAAGAGCAGTTGCTGAAGCTGAAGCTGCATGGCGTGCTAGTTGGTTTGAATAAAGTTATGAGTTATGAATTATGAGTTATGAGTTATGAGTTATTTATTCGTAACTCCTCACTCCTAACTCTTCACTCCTAACTCCTAACTCCTCACTCTGCTGACCAATGAGTAATGAAAAACCAGATTGGATACGATTGCATAAAGCCTTGGCAATAGAAGCCGAACGTGGCTTTACAGACTTGATGGGCAGGGAATACCGCTTCAGCGAATTCCTGAGCCTAACTTTCGGGAAATTTCCCACAGGTTTACCCCAAAGTGAACGCCGCCGTTGGCAAGGACTAGCGGTGCAATTTGCTAGTTATCCACATCTAGCACTGGAGGAAAGGCAAAACTTGGTAGCAGAGACTCGTCGGTATCTTTATCAAATACAGCAGGAAGACGAGGCGGAGCAAGGGAGCAAGGGAGCAGGGGAGCAGAGGAGAACTTATCAATCCAAAAACCAAAATCCAACATCTCCAATTGTTGCTGAGGTGAGTCGGAGGCTTGCTCCAAAGATTGAGCAAAAACTCAGTGATTTACCGGAAATAGGCTTTAAAAGAGCTGATAATTTAGCACGTCTTGGTTTACAAACCGTCCGCGATTTGCTTTTTTATTATCCCCGCGACCACATTGATTATGCGCGTCAGGTGAATATCCGCGAGTTACAGGCGGGTGAGACGGTAACAATAGTGGCGACAGTGAAGCGTTGCAACTGCTTTACTAGCCCCAAGAATCAGAAATTATCAATTTTAGAACTGGTAGTAAAAGATAACAGCGGTCAAATTAAAATTGGGCGTTTTTACGCAGGTACACGTTTTAGTAGTCGCGGTTGGCAAGAAAGTTTAAAACGCCGTTATTCTGTAGGTAGCATTATAGCGGCGTGTGGGTTGGTGAAAGAAAGTAAATACGGCTTGACGCTGGATAATCCAGAATTAGAGGTTTTGGCAAATCCAGGAGATCCCATTGAGTCGCTGAATATTGGACGCGTAGTGCCAATTTATGCATTGACTGAGGGAGTGGTGGCGAATTCAGTGCGACAAGCGGTAATTGCTGCTTTGCCTGCTGCGGCTCAACTGAAAGACCCTCTGCCAAGTGGTTTGCGGCAGAAATATGCTTTGATGGAATTGAAAGATGCGATCGCTAATATCCACTTTCCTAAGGACGGCGAAACTCTGCAAGTCGCCCGTCGTCGCTTAGTTTTTGATGAGTTTTTCTACCTGCAACTCGGTTTACTGCAACGTCAACAACAAGCAAGGGCAATTCAAACCAGCGCTATCCTCGCCCCACGCGGTCAATTGATAGAGAAATTCTACGAAATACTGCCTTTTAAACTCACTGGCGCACAGCAACGAGTCATCAACGATATCCTCAACGACTTGCAAAAACCCGCACCGATGAATCGTTTGGTACAGGGCGATGTCGGTTCTGGGAAAACTGTTGTTGCTGTGCTGGCTATCCTTGCAGCAATTCAATCTGGCTACCAAGCGGCGCTAATGGCTCCTACAGAAGTTTTGGCAGAACAGCATTATCGCAAGTTAGTTAGTTGGTTTAACCTGCTGCATTTACCAGTGGAATTACTGACAGGTTCTACTAAAACTGCTAAACGCAGACAAATACATTCTCAGTTGGAAACCGGTGAATTGCCGTTGTTAGTGGGAACTCATGCTTTGATTCAAGACCCTGTAAATTTCCAGCAATTGGGGTTAGTAGTGATTGATGAACAGCATCGCTTTGGGGTAGAACAACGGGCGCGTTTACAGCAAAAAGGCCAGCAACCCCATGTGTTAACTATGACAGCTACTCCAATTCCGCGAACACTAGCACTGACGATACACGGGGATTTAGATGTTAGCCAAATTGACGAGTTACCACCAGGACGGCAAAAGATTCAGACAACAGTGCTATCAGGTCAGCAACGCAACCATGCTTACGACTTGATGCGTCGAGAAGTTGCCCAAGGAAGACAAGTTTATGTAGTTTTGCCGTTGGTAGAAGAATCGGAAAAATTAGATTTGCGATCGGCTGTTGATGAGCATCAAAAGTTACAGGAAAGCGTTTTCCCAGATTTTCAGGTGGGGCTGCTGCATGGTCGCATGAGTTCAGCCGAAAAGGACGAAGCGATTACTAAATTCCGTGATAACGAAACACAAATTTTAGTTTCGACTACTGTTGTTGAGGTGGGTGTAGATGTACCTAATGCTACAGTTATGCTCATTGAACATGCAGAGCGATTTGGCTTATCGCAACTGCACCAATTACGGGGGCGTGTTGGTCGTGGCGCGGCTCAATCCTACTGTTTGTTGATGAGTAGTTCTAGGAGTCCTGATGCTCAACAACGGCTGAAGGTGTTAGAACAGTCCCAGGATGGCTTTTTCATTTCGGAAATGGATATGCGTTTTCGTGGTCCAGGGCAAGTACTGGGAACTCGTCAATCTGGAGTGCCAGATTTTACATTAGCGAGTTTGCTGGAAGATGAGGAAGTTTTACTTTTAGCACGCCAAGCAGCGGAGAAAATCATCGAGATGGATGTTACTTTAGAGCGCTGGAATTTGATGAAGGAAGAGTTGAAATATCGGTATGAACGGTTGATGGGTGGGGCGATTTTGACGTAAAACAATACTTAATTCAAAATTTGCGCTAAATCCAACACAAACCCACGCAAGACATCCTCTCCTGATAAACTAGTGGGCGATGGCAGAATCTCAACATCCTGTCCTGGGCGATAAATTTCTACGCGTTGATTCTGGGGGTCAATTAGCCAACCCAAACGCACACCATTGTTAATATATTCCCGCATCTTTTCTTGTACAGTTTTTAAGCTGTCTGAAGCAGAACGTAATTCCACTACAAAATCGGGTGCCATTGGTAGGAATCTGTCGGGGTCTGGATTTAGGGCTTCTAATCGCTGGCGACTCACCCAAGACGCATCAGGAGACCGATTTGCACCATTAGGAAGTTTGAAACCCGTTGAAGAGTCAAAAGCCAGCCCTGTACCATCAGCGTCAGCCCAATTACCTAAGCGCTGTGTCAGTCTACTATTGCGATTTCCGCTTTCCCATCCAGTTGGTGGCATAATAATTAATTCTCCCTCTGCCGTGCGCTCAAGTCGCAAATCTCGATTATTCTGACACAGTTGGAAGAATTGCTCATCTGTTAGTTCAATGGTGGGATATAAATTGAGGATCAGGGCACTCATATTTGCCTTTTAATTTTGCTACCAGTAGATTAGTATTGAGGTGATTTTCAGGAGTCCTGCCACCATAAGTGTTTCTGATTGCAGATTTTATGGTGATGGTGCAAGTTTCCTTACAAAACTTCATCAAAATCTAGAAATTCAGCTAGGATTAGGGCTTTTCAAACATTCTAAAAAAATTTATGCAAAATTGGCCTTCTTGGATTCCTACTCCCCGGTTTTGGGTGAATGCGATCGCTCTTATTCTACTAATAATTGGTTTACAACACGCGATCGCTTATCTTGGAATGATTATTTTCATGTTGATTAATTTGCTACCCAGGCTGATTTTTATCAAATTAATCTATTTATTTAGTTTGGTAGCCCAACTTTCTCCTATCATATTGGTGGCATTTGTTCACCATTGGCTACATCGGTTTTTAGATAACTTCTTCCCAGAAAGCCGAGTAACAGAAATAGAATCAGCCCCAGGAGTTTTTCCAAGTTTGCTCAGTTGGTGGGAAGGACTATATGGTTGGTCGGTAAATATTCTCTCAGCAGTCATAGTATTTGGTATTTTAGGACTTTTCTCGCCATCTCCTGATTTATTTAATTTATTAACTTTATTTAAAAATGAAGCACCACCTCTGTTGACAATCTCAAATTTAATTCAAGTAATTATTGCTGCTTATCTCTATCAATTTGAGTATTTAGTACATCAACATTTGATAGCAGCAGCTAGACAGTAGACTTCCAATCAAATTACTGTAATATACGCTTCTAAAGTGTCCTTAACTTTAGAAGCTTTACAATATGGAGTAATCTCAGAATAATCCGGTTTGACTGTCCAATCGTAATGGCGAAGCAGTGTAGAAAGCACGATTTTCATTTCCATTTGGGCAAATTCCATGCCTAAGCAGCTGTGGGAACCATTACCAAAACCGATGAGTCCAAAAGGATGCTTTTTATCTTCTTCACGAGGTGGTGCAAAGCGGTCGGGGTCAAAGCGATCGGGATCGGTGTAAAGTTCTGGTAGACGGTGAGTCAGCATTGGGGAAATCGTCACAAACCAACCAGCGGGAATGCGATAGCCTGCATACTCAATATCTTTGAGGACGCCACGATTATAGGCATACACTGGGGGATAAAGGCGTTCTGCTTCTTTAAGGACGTTGGTTAACTCTGGAAGTTGTTTGAGGTGAGACAGAGTTAGGGGATTATTTCCCACAACTGCTAACTGTTCTTTACGCAGTCGCTCTCGCCATTCTGGATGATGACCTAATTCAAATATTACCCAACTTAGCAAAGAAGCTGTGGTTTCATGTCCAGCAAACAGTAGTAATAATGCTTCGTTGATTACCTGTGCTTGGCTTAATTTATTGCCGTCTTCATCAACAGCAGCTAGCAATAATCCTAAAACATCTTTTGATTCTTCTAAATTACCATCTTCGATACGCTTGGCGATCGCTTGATTCAAAAAAGCGACTAATTTACTCCTGGCATTTTGACCGCGACCGTATAAAGTAAAAGGGGCATTCCATTTGAGTATTGCCAAACTGCTATCAATTAATTGTGTAAACCACTGACTAGTTTGCTCTACTTCGCTTTTGTTTTGACTCCCCAAAAACAGGCGAGTAGCAACTCTCAGGGTTAACTGGCGGAAACTAGAATTTAAAGAAATTGTTCCCTGTTCTCCCCAATCTTTGAGGAAGTCTTCCACTATATTTTGAATTGTGTGGAAATATGTGGCGATCGCTTTTCCGTGAAATGCTGGATACATTAAGCGACGAGTTAGCCGATGTTCTTCCCCGTCTTGTAATAAAATATTGTTGCCAAATGTGGGTTCCAGGAAATACCAGCCAATCCGCGATGACATATTTTCTGCTTGTTCCACCAGCACCAGGCGATTAGCATCAGGGCCAATTAAATAAGCACGTTTATGTCCCATCACCCTGGTCTTAAAGACTGAACCATATTGATGAAATCGCCGCCATAGATACAGTTCTAAATCGCGGAATATTTCCAAAGTCTCGCCCAAGACGGGCAAGCCATAAGTACCAGGCATTTCCTCGGCGGACTTTAGCTGCCCCATATTTGAGTACCTCCAGCAGTAATTAGCTACACTAATTCATTTTAAGAGGTGCGATCGCTATCATGATTATCCACTGAAATTTTTGATTTTTTGCCTCTTGTGGCGTAGAATCTTGTCCTTCTTTGGTTACAAGCGGACTTTGGGACAATTAGTGTAAAGTTAAAGCATCAGCTCGTCAAGCGACCTTGCAGCATTGCAGAGCGTGTCGCGCTCAGTGATACTATGAATATCTTTTGCCGCTCTCATCTCACAAATTAAAAATGATGGAAAATACATTAATTGATAAAACCTTCCGTGACAGCGATGGCAAAATTGTTATAGCTCAGATGCCAAACCTGCCCCTTATTGTTTGGATAGTAACCAGTTTGCTAGCTCTAATTTTTACAAGTGGCAAAATCAATACAGTGTTAGAAATACTGGCAAATGGTTCTTTGTTTACTTGGGCTTGGCTGGAATTATTTCAAGGCGTTAATTATTTTCGCAGAGCGCTAGGTCTTGCTGTATTTATTGCTATTATCGCATCAAAAATTCAGTAGCTATAACGGATTCAATAATTAAACAAAATTATTTATATAGGACTCATATTTGATTTTTAGGAAGCTAGGTACACCTTTATTCCTTCTTCCCAGTCCCCAGTCCCCAGTCCCCAGTCCCCAGTCCCTTACCTCTACGAGTGATTCTCCAAATCAAATCGGATTGCTATATATAGGACTGGTATTTGATTGCGACATCTTGTTTGGGTTTGGTTACGGGCGGGCGAGACGCCCACCCCACAAGAAGTAAGTAATTGGGTGTTTTTTATGTTCCCTGTGTCAGCGTCCAAGTAGAGTAAGCGTCTTCCACAAATGTGCTTTGACGGCGAGTTCCTTGACGCTTGGTCATTCTAACTTTGAGGGTGGTTATATAAACTCCATCCATTAACTGATGTCCATAACCTAAAACTTGACCAACCTGCCCTGTTCTTTGATGCAAAGCATAATCTCCAATGTTTAGCATGGTTTTGACTCCCTAATTAACTAGGTTCAGTAGTTCAATCGGTTACCAGTTATATTGATCACTGTTAGTTAAGCTGCAACCGGGGGTCGGCTATTGGATGCGCTTTCAGCTAGCAGACGAGTGTATAAGTGAGTTAGTCGGAAGGCGACACTATACCAACTAAAGGCAATTTCTGTGCGTTGCCTAGCCGCTTCGCCTAATTCGTCTCGCCAAGACGGGCTAGTAAGAATGCGGTCTATGGCACCCCCAAAAGCTACTTCATCTTTTGGGGGTGCAAGTAATCCTGTGACTTCTGGTACAACAGTAAATTGCAATCCACCAACATCACTAGCTACCACTGGAGTTTTACTCGCCATTGCCTCAATGGCAACTAAGCCAAAAGGTTCATAGTGGCTGGGCACTACGCAGACATCAGCAGCGGCGTAGTAGAAGGGAAGGACAGTATCATCTAGGCGACCGGCAAAAGTTGTACAATTTTCTAGTCCGAGTTCTGTGATGATGCTAGCAATGCGATCGCGTTCGATGCCATCACTCTGACCAGGACGGCTACCACCGCCAATCACTAGCTGGAAGTTAGCCTCACCCCTGAAACTAGACTTGGCAACGGCTCTGACTAAGGTTTCTATGCCTTTGCGGCGGTCAAAGCGACCAACGTAGAGAACCATCTTGGCATCTGGTGCAATTCCTAATTTTTCCCGCGCCACAGACCGCTGAATTTCCCCAAATTTGTCGATATCGGTGCCGCAAGGAATCATTTCAATGTTTCCCTTGCTGGATACGAGTACCCGCATATGCTTCTGCTCTTGCGGACTAGTTGCAACCACACAGTCTACAGTTTCCAAACAAGCTTTTTCTACAGCTAATCGCTGGACAGCAATTACAGGAACATCACTGATACTTCTGTATTTGACCGCTCCTAAAGAGTGGTAAGTGTGTACCTGAATCAGCGGTTGCTGTTTTTTCAATTCCATGCCAACCCAAGAAGACAACCAGTAGTTGGTATGAATTAGGGAGTAACGGAACCCTTGCTGGTGCTGGAATCGTTGGAATTCTCTGATGAATTCTGGTAGATGGTCGAATAAGTTATCTCGGCCGATAAACTCTGCTGGACCGGCTTTTAACCGAATAGTACGACAGTTTGGGCTATGTTGAACAATGACAGCTTGTTCAGGACTACTACGACGAGTGAACATATCCACTTGCCAACCTTGGTTTGCTAGTGCATAACCTACTTGACGCACATATACATTTTGACCTCCAGCTTCTTCTTGACCAATTTCAACAGCTGGGTCACCATCAACAGAAATTAGGGCAATGCGATGTTTCTTATTCTGGAACATGGTTGAACTTTACCTCAAGGTAAATGATCCTGCCTCAAACGCCAGAAATCAAGGTAGTATTATCCTCTCCTCAAGGCCGAGGGCAGGTACAACGAAGCTGCAAAGTTACCAGCCAAAGGACACTGACGAGAACAAGGCATTACTAGTAAGAATGCTGCTCGTTCAGTCTCCTCTCAATGCCGACGAAGTTAGCTGACGGGCTAGGACTGAGAGATGTCCTTCTGTCATCGATTTTGGATTTTAGATTTTAGATTTTGGATTAGTCTCCATTTTCAAATCTCAGATCCACTAAGTAATCGATTTCAAGATACGCCCCAGAATTGGTTCCTCCGCTCCGGTTTACCGTTTACAAAAGTTTTTAGGTAATAAAGTGGATTAGGCAGACTGATTTAATTTTCTTTAAGATTTTATAACGTGGGTTTATGAACTATGTCAAGTGTCATGAGGAAGAGAGACTGGGAGTATGCTGAGTGAGAAGTGAGGAGTGAGGAGTTATTTCCTTTCTCTCCCTCATTTTCCCGACTCCCCACTTCCTCCAGCCATCAATAAACCAATCTCTTCCACTGTCGCCCTTTGTGCATCTAAAATACCTACAAACTCACCTCTGTAGATTACGGCAATGCGATCGCTCATGGCCATTACTTCTTCTAATTCTGTAGAAATATACAAAATTGCTGCGCCGCGATCGCACTCTTGCAATAATCGTGAATGTACTGCTTGTGTCGCCCTCACATCATCAATGAACAGCTGATGGGATTAAAATCCAGGTTCTGGAATACAGTTTAACAAAGTTAAAATGGCATATGACGAATTCACACTTGGCAAGGTAAAAAGCGCCTTTGGGATTGCCACTCGTGAGGGCGATCGCTTTTTACCTGAAATAGAACCAATTAGCCCTAGTTCAAACTTGCAAGAATCGCTCAAGGAAAACTTGCCACTAGCAGTGGCGACAGGTAGCGAAAAGGCGCGATCTGAGTTAATAATCAGCCCTGTTCTAGTAGAGGCTCGTCGGATATTGGAGCGTAAAATCAGCCTTTTTTCTGGTCAAGATTTTACAGTGGATGCAACAGTTGGATTAGATGGTCGATGCGATTTTTTAATTAGCCGTTTTCCAGAACTGCTAGAAATAGAAGCGCCTACAGTAGTAATTGTAGAGGCAAAAAAAGGTGACTTAAATGCTGGCATAGGTCAATGTATTGCAGAAATGATCGCCGCCCAGCGATTTAACCACCTCAAAGAAAATCCCACACAAGCAATCTATGGGAGTATCACCAATGGAACTCAGTGGCGGTTTCTTCGGCTAGTAGAGCAGATAGTAGAAATTGATTTAACTGACTATCCTTTGCCTCCAATAGATCAGATACTAGGCTTTTTTGTTTGGATGGTACGGAATGCTTAAAAAAAGTAACGACACCTGAAGTGTATAGGTAGTCCACTATTCTAAAATGATGAATAGCTTTTTTGATTAAAGTTTTTGAGGGAATATTTTATGACTATTTGGGTAAATGAGCAAATCGATCCGTCTGGGATGATTCATGCTTGTATTGCTTGTTGTAACGAATCTCAAGCCAAAGATTGTCATCATTCCTTTGAGAATAATTTGACCGAGACACAAAAAGCGGCAGGTTGGGTAGCACGATTACGCACAGTCGATTCTTGGGATGAGGTGCCAGTGAATTCTTTAAAACTCAATTAGCAAGGAAGAATTCATGAGTCAGAATTCTGAATTCTGAATGAACAAATATAAATTTGATGTAGGGTGCGTTGTCGCCAAGCGCCGCACCTTAAATTGTTGGCGGTGCGTTAGCCTACTGAATTCTGTATTCTGTATTCTGTATTCTGAATTCTTTCTCCAACCTCAACGACACTCACGACTCATCACCAAATCTCCATTAGCTAATCGATACACCCCTTGCGGTTCTACAAATCGCTATAGCAATCCTGTTTGAGTTGTGAAAAATATCAGTGGTGACTGTTGACAGCCTGAGCAGCAAGATTTCACTTTGTCATTTAGGACTGCTATGATATCGTTTTTGATTGCCCATATTTCAACAGCCAACCCAGCAAATCCCATTTAAACAGGTTAATAAAGGATAAAAATCAGATTAAAATTGTCAAATTATTAACAACTACTTCCAAGAAAACTAATTTATTATATAAATTTGATGATTTTTTGCAACTATTAAGAGTTATCATCTATACCGTAGATTAAATTGAAAAACTTTGCAAAAACCGAATCAATTTAGTGAACTATCCCAGAGTTTACACTTCGGAGCAAGGCTATCCCATTAATTTAGTTGGCGAAACGGGACAAGCGGTTCAAATTTCAATTCATCCCCCCAGTCAATATATCTGTGCCAACTGCGAACGGATATTACCAGATTGGAAACAGCAGCCATTTTTACGAGTAGTGATTGTTTTACAACAATCGCGCTATCAACTAGTGGAAAAGACAGCCCAAGTAGAGACAGACAAAGAACGCTTACGGGAAAAGTTTATGAGATTTGGCTGCGATTTGGCATTTAATTTGCGCGATCGCGGTTATTTAACAGACCTAATCGACCCTCGTACAGGCTATCCTTTATTATCCCATCCCGGAGCAATTCCCCACGACGACACAGCAGTTGTTCAAGCTTTACTCAACTATCCAGTGATTAAAAATCAATGCCGTGTGTTAATTCATCCCGAATGGGGTGCAGCAGTTTATCCTAGCATCTTGATATCAGAAGCTCCCCCAATTGTAATTGAATGGGTTACTAAAGCTATAGCAGCTATGCATGGTTGGAAAGAAATTGATGATTAGTAATTTATCATTTGTGATTGGACATTCATTATTGATTATTCCCCTCTGCTGAAGATCTCCCTCATAGATAAGGGAACTCCAAGAAATAAATTATCCAATATTGTGGGGTGGGCATCTTGCCCGCCCTATGGACTGGGCGGGCGAGACGCCCACCCCACAAGAGTTAATTGAATATTTTTTTATTTGGAAGTCCCTAAGCTGTTGTGCTTTTAATTTGCACTTTGAGGCAGCAGAGGGGCAGAGGAGCAGAGGAGAGGTTTGCAGGTTTTACCTAAAAGATGATAATGCAACTTGTAGGCGCGACAGCTTACAGCAGATTTCAAGGAAAGTGAGGTACACAATCTAAGTCTGTTATCCAGGTATAAAGCGTGTTTTACTCTCCGGAGTTTCGTTCGTCGGAAGCCTTCGCTGATTCTGCTGTATATATTAGAAATGAGAAGAATAAAAAACAAGCATAATAGAATCTGTGTCTCTAGACAACTTGTTCCAAGAAGTTAGGACAGTGGAAGCTTCTAATAATTCGGCTTGCTACTTTCCCCTGATGAGTGGACGCTACGAAGTTAAGCCAGGGATGATGCCTTTTGGCTGCTGTTTGGGTAACACTCAGGTAGATGGGCAGGTATTTCAAATTGATGATAATTTTACCCAGTACCGTCAAGCTAAGTTGTTAGCCCGTGAGGAACGGTTGAGCAAGTACTACCAAACCTGCAATTATTCTAAGGCTGTGGCAAGTGCGGTCGCTCGTTTAATAATTAATCGCCTTACCCAAGAACACCCAAAGCACTTTTACTATCAAAAGTCAATACATAACACCCTCAAATTTCACAGCCAACTTACCAAAGAAACACTCTATTTAGATGCAGAGTTCCAGTTACACCAAGTCGAAGGTAGCCAAGTTGTTCCAGCTTATGCTTCTACCCTCGATGCTTTAGCAGCACAGGTGCAGGAAGACCTGACAATTATCTGCCGTTCTGCTGATGGTAGGAACTGGTTGAGTGGAGTTCATCTGTGCTATCCCAACCACTGGTCAGCTGAGGAAAAAATCGGTCAAGATTTTGCCACAATTCATGCGCCTGTGGCGGGGATGGAAAAAATAAATCGGCGAGGTTTAGCGATCGCTAATACAATGATTACTCACAAACCGATGGTACGCTTTGCTTGGGGTTTGAGTAACGATACCCGCCTGAACCACCATCCCGAACCACCGCTTGGTGTGTCAGTTAGCCAATGGCGAGGTAGAGATTTTGATCTGCAACATCCCAGGCTTTATTTGCGAATTGAGCGACAAGTCATTTGGGGAATACCAGAGTATGAAGCAGCGCTGTTTACAATTCGTACTTACTTTAGAGATTGTGGTGTAGTTAAAAAAG
It encodes the following:
- the recG gene encoding ATP-dependent DNA helicase RecG, whose translation is MSNEKPDWIRLHKALAIEAERGFTDLMGREYRFSEFLSLTFGKFPTGLPQSERRRWQGLAVQFASYPHLALEERQNLVAETRRYLYQIQQEDEAEQGSKGAGEQRRTYQSKNQNPTSPIVAEVSRRLAPKIEQKLSDLPEIGFKRADNLARLGLQTVRDLLFYYPRDHIDYARQVNIRELQAGETVTIVATVKRCNCFTSPKNQKLSILELVVKDNSGQIKIGRFYAGTRFSSRGWQESLKRRYSVGSIIAACGLVKESKYGLTLDNPELEVLANPGDPIESLNIGRVVPIYALTEGVVANSVRQAVIAALPAAAQLKDPLPSGLRQKYALMELKDAIANIHFPKDGETLQVARRRLVFDEFFYLQLGLLQRQQQARAIQTSAILAPRGQLIEKFYEILPFKLTGAQQRVINDILNDLQKPAPMNRLVQGDVGSGKTVVAVLAILAAIQSGYQAALMAPTEVLAEQHYRKLVSWFNLLHLPVELLTGSTKTAKRRQIHSQLETGELPLLVGTHALIQDPVNFQQLGLVVIDEQHRFGVEQRARLQQKGQQPHVLTMTATPIPRTLALTIHGDLDVSQIDELPPGRQKIQTTVLSGQQRNHAYDLMRREVAQGRQVYVVLPLVEESEKLDLRSAVDEHQKLQESVFPDFQVGLLHGRMSSAEKDEAITKFRDNETQILVSTTVVEVGVDVPNATVMLIEHAERFGLSQLHQLRGRVGRGAAQSYCLLMSSSRSPDAQQRLKVLEQSQDGFFISEMDMRFRGPGQVLGTRQSGVPDFTLASLLEDEEVLLLARQAAEKIIEMDVTLERWNLMKEELKYRYERLMGGAILT
- a CDS encoding Uma2 family endonuclease; this translates as MSALILNLYPTIELTDEQFFQLCQNNRDLRLERTAEGELIIMPPTGWESGNRNSRLTQRLGNWADADGTGLAFDSSTGFKLPNGANRSPDASWVSRQRLEALNPDPDRFLPMAPDFVVELRSASDSLKTVQEKMREYINNGVRLGWLIDPQNQRVEIYRPGQDVEILPSPTSLSGEDVLRGFVLDLAQILN
- a CDS encoding cytochrome P450, whose product is MGQLKSAEEMPGTYGLPVLGETLEIFRDLELYLWRRFHQYGSVFKTRVMGHKRAYLIGPDANRLVLVEQAENMSSRIGWYFLEPTFGNNILLQDGEEHRLTRRLMYPAFHGKAIATYFHTIQNIVEDFLKDWGEQGTISLNSSFRQLTLRVATRLFLGSQNKSEVEQTSQWFTQLIDSSLAILKWNAPFTLYGRGQNARSKLVAFLNQAIAKRIEDGNLEESKDVLGLLLAAVDEDGNKLSQAQVINEALLLLFAGHETTASLLSWVIFELGHHPEWRERLRKEQLAVVGNNPLTLSHLKQLPELTNVLKEAERLYPPVYAYNRGVLKDIEYAGYRIPAGWFVTISPMLTHRLPELYTDPDRFDPDRFAPPREEDKKHPFGLIGFGNGSHSCLGMEFAQMEMKIVLSTLLRHYDWTVKPDYSEITPYCKASKVKDTLEAYITVI
- a CDS encoding glycosyltransferase, which produces MFQNKKHRIALISVDGDPAVEIGQEEAGGQNVYVRQVGYALANQGWQVDMFTRRSSPEQAVIVQHSPNCRTIRLKAGPAEFIGRDNLFDHLPEFIREFQRFQHQQGFRYSLIHTNYWLSSWVGMELKKQQPLIQVHTYHSLGAVKYRSISDVPVIAVQRLAVEKACLETVDCVVATSPQEQKHMRVLVSSKGNIEMIPCGTDIDKFGEIQRSVAREKLGIAPDAKMVLYVGRFDRRKGIETLVRAVAKSSFRGEANFQLVIGGGSRPGQSDGIERDRIASIITELGLENCTTFAGRLDDTVLPFYYAAADVCVVPSHYEPFGLVAIEAMASKTPVVASDVGGLQFTVVPEVTGLLAPPKDEVAFGGAIDRILTSPSWRDELGEAARQRTEIAFSWYSVAFRLTHLYTRLLAESASNSRPPVAA
- a CDS encoding glycogen debranching protein, whose product is MTIWVNEQIDPSGMIHACIACCNESQAKDCHHSFENNLTETQKAAGWVARLRTVDSWDEVPVNSLKLN
- a CDS encoding methylmalonic aciduria and homocystinuria type D protein, with the translated sequence MNYPRVYTSEQGYPINLVGETGQAVQISIHPPSQYICANCERILPDWKQQPFLRVVIVLQQSRYQLVEKTAQVETDKERLREKFMRFGCDLAFNLRDRGYLTDLIDPRTGYPLLSHPGAIPHDDTAVVQALLNYPVIKNQCRVLIHPEWGAAVYPSILISEAPPIVIEWVTKAIAAMHGWKEIDD
- a CDS encoding heme-dependent oxidative N-demethylase family protein, with the translated sequence MSGRYEVKPGMMPFGCCLGNTQVDGQVFQIDDNFTQYRQAKLLAREERLSKYYQTCNYSKAVASAVARLIINRLTQEHPKHFYYQKSIHNTLKFHSQLTKETLYLDAEFQLHQVEGSQVVPAYASTLDALAAQVQEDLTIICRSADGRNWLSGVHLCYPNHWSAEEKIGQDFATIHAPVAGMEKINRRGLAIANTMITHKPMVRFAWGLSNDTRLNHHPEPPLGVSVSQWRGRDFDLQHPRLYLRIERQVIWGIPEYEAALFTIRTYFRDCGVVKKDSLLKSKLYTAIESMSLESLVYKGLAESKASILEWLNEV